The region AAAAAGACAGATACAAACTATTCACAACTTCTCATTAACAATCAATAGAAGTGGCATAGATATCAATTTCATGGTAAACCCGAAGACGcaaaaccaataaaaataatCGCGCAGACACTTCCAAGATAAAAACTTCCTGAAACGAAAAGAAAATTCACCTCCTTTCTTCGATCTCGTTTACTTTTCACCTCATGAAATGTATCTGCAATACCAAAAGACTATTAGAAAATGACAGGCGAGTAACATGACAACAAACATGTCATTCTCAGCTCATACACCTTAAGTACATCCTCAGCTTCTGAAATTAGTATAAATCAGATGAAACTGTTTCAATAATGTGCAAATTagatcaaaagaaaaataattcactacaaatcaattaaaaaaactttaGCTTTATAAAGTTTATACTTATACAAACACATATACTAATCCACCACTTATATAATCATTAAAACTACAAACAGATCAAAACCCATTCAACCTAACTGATAtatacaaacaaaacaaaacaaaaaataattattttcattattttcaaacCAACCCCGTTAAaccctaaaaatattttttttacctaAATAAAGTAACTTCTGCGCAGTTTCGTTAGGATCCATAGCACAATCTTTAAGAACAGAATAAATATCTTCATCACTGTGTTGTCTTCCTGTAGTTTCCCTTATGCTTAAAATTGTTTTCCGTACTGTTTCCGGGATCATAACTCTACCACTCCCACCTCCACTGCCGCCGCCGCCACTACCACGACCGGTTCTACCTCCGCCGCCGCTATTGCTCATGGTTAGGGTGTGGTTGTGTTTCTCTAATGGCTAGGTTGCAGAGGAGAGTGAGAGTGTGATTGTGGTGGCGAAgggcaaacaaaaaaaattgatttttgttaatttttttattgtcagGAAAttttgacctaaaaataataacaataatgcACAATCAAGACGATGGTGAAAGTAGGTTTTGCTTATATATTCCACCTTTGGtgacatatttttattattattattgggcttaatcacaaaaaaaaaaaagagaaaattacactaTATCActcaaaatttgaaatgtttacaTTAGTGactcaaaaattatttttatacaaaaattcctcattttttaaaaattgttttcacAGTCTACCTCAATATTATATAAGCCCTATTTTACCCTTCAGTTAAGCGTTAAGACTAAGAGTATAGAAATTAGAGTTTAGGTTGTTAGTGGTGGCTGGAGGTCCTGCCGATGATAGTCCGGTTGCGTTGGCCGTTCGATAGCACCGTTTTCTTTTGAATTGAGGGGGTTTCAGCTGCATATGTCAAAAATTCAATTGAAATAACAAATAACAACTTAAAGAACTCACTATCCTCTTATGAATATGCCTTCTATTTAATCATTCATCTGACTCTGCCtaagttacaaaaaaatatttcaatcgAGGTGCCGGAGGAGAACTTAAATGACGATGATGTAACATTTGACGTTCATGATGATTTCGAGGAGGGGGCGAGACAACTGTCGGTGAGTAATCGGTGTTATCGATTCATAGTACTTTGTTTGGAAAAGTTTAACAGAATTGCACAAAAATATCCTTTTAATGTTGAAAATGGTTTTTCTTCTAATGTAATTGTTTGATTTGCTCTATTTTTTGTTGCAGGCACTTATTATGCCATTTCTTTTATAATTCGCTAttctttatatgtataataagTTTGCACACTAGTTGTTCGACAAAATGTCTCAATGGTACAATGATCTTTTTGTAGACTAAATATGTAAAATAGGATAATAATCGAAATCTGtaatattttccaattttacatAAACAATTAACTTTATTTCCTGACTACAACTAACTCCGCATATATTAACTGTTTGTACATGATATGAGTTGGTAATTTTTATTTCACACATCAAATTTTGCACTTCGCGTTCATTTTATGTTTGTAAGAAGTCATGCTTTTGTTATACTATCTTCACAGGTTTCAGTGCGAGAGGAAAGCATAAAACCAAGGGCCAACCGTCCTCCTTTGTTAGTGCATCTTCGAGAACGGCGATTAGAAGCTCCACTGGTGTTTCATTTGGGCTCACTTTGGACCTTTTTCGCTTTTGGGCAAGGTGTAAATTTGTCACCTTTTTGTATGTTATGTATATTGATTCATGATTGTGGTGACAACACTATCATTTctataatctaattaattaacattgtAAACTCCTGTGAACTTaatgtgaacctgatgtgaacttatatcaactgaattactttaatttaatttttaagtaaatttgtcttactgttctttacaatcttaaatgatattttatataaaatcaattttgaaatttagtgtaatatattaattgaatatctcttttaagtgaaacgtATTTGACAgactataaaaccgaaaatcaacctgatgtgaacctatatcaactaaactactttagttcaatttttaatcaaatttgtcttactgttttttataattttaaatgatattttatatagagagaattttaagatttaatgtaatacaaattgaaaatcttttttaagtgaaatgtattgatATTCTATAAAACTgcaaatcaacctgatgtgaacctgatatgaacttatatcaactgaactatcttaattcatttttttttataaaatttgtcttaatgctctttacaatcttatttgatattttatatagagaaaattttgagatatagtctattataagaattgaataactgtttttaagtgaaatgtaattgatagtctataaaattgaaaagcaaACTAAAGTGAACCATATGTAAACCTGAAATAATACCACATACTGAATTTTTTGGAACATAATGgaccaaatttaatttaaaataaatctaaataaacTGAATGTAAGTTTTGTTGTCCAATTGGACTCGAGAAAAATAGATAATTCGACTTAAAAGAAGAGTACATATTTGAGTTTATCCTTTGAGAAGCTGTGTTAATGAGTACAATAACAATGGCACAGATGATGCAAATTTCCGTTTGGGAACTTAAGTAATGCAAAACAGCACAAGCAGCGAATCGTTGAATTCAAAAGAAGAATTTAATGATAGTAGAATGCAATATCATAATGCTTGAAATGGAAAATTGAGAACGCTGCAACTAATAGTGTTGCGGATTCTGTCAATTGATCAAATCTTATACTAGAGAAAGAAAGTTCTGAAAAATAATGGAATTGTTTGTTATCTTGTTGTATGGTTTTATGAAATTGatggtttttaatttattttttagcttTTATTCCAACTGACTTTTAtgattactttatttttattatagaatTGAACTCTTTTagttgaaatgtatttgatagtctataaaaccaACATGTGAACCTGTATCaactgaattattttaattcaatttctaataaaatttgtgttgctgctctttacaatgttaaatgaaatttcatgtagagaaaattttgagatttagtttaatatacaaattgaatatatcTTTTAAGTGAAACGTATTTGACAgactataaaatcaaaaatcaacctgatgtgaatcaGATGTagacctatatcaactgaactactttaatacaatttttaataaaacttgtTTATTTGTTCTtaacaatcttaaatgacattttatatagagagaatttttagatttaaatgagatatacaaattgaatttctattttaaatgaaatatatttgacagactataaaaccgaaaatcaacccgATGTGAACCTATGTCAACTGAACaaacttaattcaatttttataacaccgattataaaatttaaaattaacttagtCTAGTTAAACTAATATCCGTATACATTAAATATAAACGCAAACTCAATGTAAATGTAAAATCAACTTAGTCttattaaaacattaagaatttgatattaacttaatttaattaaattattttataaaaaaaattgatattaacCTCTAGTTCGTTATCTTGTTGGTTCTGGAACTCTTGTCAAACATATGGAATGCAATGAATAAAACATCACCCCAAgaaatttggtttaaatgagAAAATTGATGTCGTAGTAGCAAATCTAATTTAACCATATCATGAAATTTATAACAATGTCCTAATCCATAGAATGTATGCTCATTCTTTGAATATGAAACTTTGCAATGTTTGATACAGCAGTAACCACTACCcaaaaaacattacaaaccaaaTTCCATAGCAAgtgtaaatatataaataatgtcaaaataatattttttttccagagCAAAAGAATCTCTGTTCTACTACTCTACTCTGTTTGTAGTCATTTCCAGCAATGCTTGTTGTGTTTTAATGAAGCTTTCAAATTCTACTAGTCTGCAATCGGTTCTTTCTTCAGGGGAGGAAATGATGTCGCGATTATCATTCTTCGCGATGTCCACCTCGGATTTACTGCTCACCGCTCCCACTCCGGCCGGTCTTTGTCGCCGCTCTCATCGCTGTTCCTCCTCCAATTTTGactattcaaaattgaaatccctattcatcaaaaaataaattgaaatccCTATTTTTCTTGAATTCAAATCCCTACTTTTATTATTCAGAATATTATGATGAATATTTGACAGAAAATTGAGTCCAACCAACGATTATTGATGATTTGACATAAAAGTGAAGCGATCAACCATATTGAAGTCTATGATAATGGAGCAATCGAGAACAATTTTGTGGAATTGACAACGAATTGTTGGGATGATCGAATTCTTAGTGAAATCTGAGAAGATACGATTTTAGTAGCAGTAGGTGATGATAAGTAATAGAAAACTGGAAGAAACACCAAGTCCATTCAATTTCTTCTCTGGTACAGTGTTATCTTGAGAAGAAGGGAACATGAGTGTCGGGGGCATGATtgtcctattttttttattttcagtgtATTTTGGGTTATGGgggatttgtaaaaaaaaatttattttagtgagAGATTACTGCCAAAATAAAAAAGCTGAGGTACAAATATTAGATAAGACCacttttgagggatttgtgtaaattacccaaaaaaaatcctcaccttttagcccattttcatttgcactctgacgttgcaattttatcagctGCATTCTAATTCGCACATTTGGGTTttaattccaccctcaaaattaaattggactctttttcactcggaaaaaaattcataacaGCCTTTATAAAGTATtcgtttgaactttttttcacacaaaaagttaaaaatgaatgacttattttaattttttccaaatgaagaagagatcaatttaatacttgagagtgtaattgaaaatcaaatgtgCAAATTAGAATGCAGCTGACAAAACTATAACGTGGGGATGCATTTGACAAGGGGTTAAAAGGAGGGAggttttggtgattaagccttattattattattattattattttactactaatattttatgtatatttggACTTTTGATTCAAATGGTTAATTTCTATTTAATGGGGATAAAATTAGCTcggattctttttttttctcaaaggcTAAAAACTtccattaaaataataaaaattacaaagatGAACGATTTCTCAAGACGTTGAGTGAACTATTCTAAAAGAGATGATGAGTGTTATAAAAATACAGTCCTCGACTAGGGCTTCACTAACCACCAAGCGGGTCACCCAAATAAGATTAGACTTGATTTTACTAACATGCTCGCACAGCTTTCAGAACGTTATAGAAGAGCCTAATCTCTAAACGTTCTATTATAAGTGATTATTGATCTCGGTGGTCCTGCATCACATGAGCCACTGTTGGAGCAACAATCACAGAAACACCTTCCTCGTTAATACACTCCAAGACTCGAATTGTCGTTGTTACATAGTTAAAAGAATCACCTTCATTTTCATCAGAGCTTCGCAAAGCCAGTGCCTCCGTTTCGCCAAAAAAGCCATTAACGTGAGTTGCTCCTAGCATTTTCTTCTTGGAACCCTTCCCAATTTTCTGTTTTGGGCTTAGAGTTCTAATAGTTGCCTTAAGCCCTTTCTTTCCTATCCTGGGCCTTGATTCCAAATAGTCCATTTTTCCAAAAtcacaattttaaaaagaaaatttggaTTGTGTCATAATCTCCTTTCCTTTTAAATATGTTACCTTATCCACCTCAATCTCAATCAAATATTTGCTAACCAAATTAATTCCTGCATTATCTGCAGATTTCCCATTTGCACATACCTTATCACCCTCCATTTCCTTATTCAAAATGGGAAGTATGATATTTGCTCCACGAATCTCTATATCTACCAAATTTGTAGTTCGGTTTTAAGATTCCTTATCTCTACCGTCGTCGGAACTGTGACCTGACTTCCGGCCATGCTCCTTAGACGTCTACTCATTGAATCCATGGCAGAGATTTCAGCTGCCTGCTCCATTACCTTCATCGAAGTAGCAAAGCCAGTTCCTCAATCACTGTCGTCATTGTTTTCATTCGAGCGAGGTTTCTTCCCTTTATTTTTCAGCGCACTGATCGACCCAGCTCTAATCAGTTCATTATACTTATATATGTTAACTTTAGAGTTTAACTTCACATCACACTCTAGTAGGGGATGACCGATACTACCACATTTAATACAGAGCTCCGGCTGTCGTTCATATCTAAGTAACACTATAACGATAGCTCATTCAGAGTTCACCTTAACCTTTAGTCCCCTCTTCAAAGGTTTGGTAATGTCAACTGTTACCCTCACTCTCATATATTTACCAATGCAATCCCCTAATGCTCCAGGGTCTACTTCGATTACTTCTCCAATTTGAGATCCCAAATTCAACCCTACTTCCTTAGTGAGACAAAGAATAGGTAGGTTGTGAATTTGAATCAAAAAATTAGTTGTATCAAAAACCATACTCATGTGGTCTCCAATACCCTCAGGACTCTCCAAAACGATTAAGCAGTCTAGGTAATTCCAGGAACCCCCAGTCATAACTCTTCTCTTATCAGCTTGTGACCCAAAGTGTATAACAAAAATATTGATATGTAGATATTCCACGATTACTGGATATTTAGTTTTCCAGACGTAGTTCATAGTTGAAATAAAGCCATCCATACTAACCTTCTTTGTGGACAAACCTTGAGTTTGCAACCTTTTCTTCTCCAACTAACCTTGCTTTGTCTCCTAGATCACAGACAACAATATGCTCATCATCTGACAGGGATAATGATTGGCACATTGTAGTTAAATCCATaacaaaagaaatacaaacgtaAAAAACTATCTATGTGAAACAGAGAGGAAAACTATTCATGCAAAGATATAATAAACTGCAATGATATTTAAAATCGAAATCTCAATAATGCACCTAAAGAGCATAGCTACTCGGACTAGGTCTTACTGCATTTAAATGGTAAATTATATTTAGTGACTCTttcataattaatattattttattaattttttttatcaagggttaattatattaagaaaaaataaagtacATCAGTGTAGATCAAATATCAAAACATAAGAACATCAAATTACACCCGACGTTtgattagataattaaaaataaataaaaattacttgCTAATACACGTATTCTAACGTTTGATATGAAATAAAGTTTTGAATTTAAGAtagttaaacaatttaaaaattaaatttgatgagTGGACGTtgtataaaaatttatgtttacaAGTGCACTGCTTCATTTATAGGATTGTTTATGGAAAATGAAAAGTAAATAATAGaattacttttaataaaatgtaGTCTTCGCTCAACACCTCTCACTCACCTGCAAACTCACCCGCAAACTAATTTAGGatcataataaaatttc is a window of Mercurialis annua linkage group LG2, ddMerAnnu1.2, whole genome shotgun sequence DNA encoding:
- the LOC126669919 gene encoding uncharacterized protein LOC126669919 — protein: MMISRRGRDNCRHLLCHFFYNSLFFICIISLHTSCSTKCLNGFSARGKHKTKGQPSSFVSASSRTAIRSSTGVSFGLTLDLFRFWARCKFVTFLYVMYIDS